The DNA window CTTGTTTCAGAACTAACACCCTATTTTCTTTAGGATTTTTTATCAACCTTTTTATAGCCCTCACCGCCTTCATTATTAATATATTACCATTTGCTATACATTTCAGAAGTTGGCTATAATTTCCATTAGGGTCGAAAATGTATAATGAAAAAGTACCTCATCTTATTTTGTATATGCTTTATTTTCTTTTTCTCTTCCAGTGCCCATTCCAGGCTTTTGGGCCCAAATGACCGAGATGGGGATGGTAATTTGGATAATGTGGATAATTGCCCTTTTGTATACAACCCCGCACAAGAAGATCAAGATCATGATGGCCAGGGTAATGCCTGTGATACCGACGATGATGCGGATGGAATTTTAGACACAAGCGATAACTGCCCCTTAGCACCCAATAAAAACCAGCTGGATACCAATAACGATCACAAAGGTAACATTTGCGACACCGATGATGATGGCGATGGCTTGTTAGATACAAGAGATAATTGCCCCCTTATCAGCAATCAAGATCAGATGGATATAGATGCCGATGGCATGGGCAATGTCTGTGACACTGATGACGACAATGACGGTGCTTTAGATACAAACGATAATTGTCCCAATATAACAAATCGGGATCAACTAAACACAGATTCCGACACCTTAGGCAATGCTTGCGATAACTGCGTAGACGTTTCAAATCAGCAACAATTAAGTACTATTGATGCCCAATACGGTGATGCCTGTGTAAAAATAAAAAAAGTAGAATTTGGTGGTGATGCTAATTCCGTTTGCTCCATTTATTCTGCAGGCCCATATCCAGGCCGCATAAAATGTTGGGGGAACAACAGTGGGAGGAAGGTAAGTTTATTCACTAGTGATTCTCGATCACCGACTCCCAATGCCATACCGGATATTGACAATGCCATAGACGTTGGCATTGGCGACTCTCATGCTTGCGCTCTTTTAAACAACGGACAAATTAAGTGCTGGGGTTCTAGTGCATGGGGAACACGCGGTGATAATTTGGCTTCACACTATGGAAATCCAAACATTGTAAGTAACATTGACAATGCCGTACAAATATCCGTTTCAGACGATTATAACTGCGCCAGAATGAGTGACGGCACCGTAAAATGCTGGGGCCGATGTGACGCTGGACAATGTGGCATCCCTACCGATGATTTTAGAATGATCACACCGGCGCTGGTAGAAGGCATTAACGATGCTGTGGACATTCAAACACAAGGGGGTTGGGGCTCGTATGCATGTGCCTTACTGGCTCATGGCACCATCCAATGTTGGGGCAGTATGTTTCTGGCAGCTGCCACATCAACAGCCAATGTTTTTGTATGGGAAACACCTCAAACTATACCTGACGTTATCAATGCTGTTGGCATGAGCCTTGGCCAAAATCATGCATGCGCCAGAATAAGTGATGGCACAATTAAATGCTGGGGAAACAATAATACCGGTCAGTTGGGAGACGGCACCACCATAACCCGCACCACACCAGTAAGCGTTGTGGGTATTAATAATGCTGTTGGGATTAAAGTAGGTGGGCAACATGCTTTTACCGATATGCTTGCTTTTGTTGTTGAGGGCGATCCATTGCAATATGTTAATGGAAAGCAACATACCTGTGCGCGCCTGGCGGATGGAACCCTCAAATGCTGGGGCAGAAATACTTCGGGCCAATTGGGAGACGGTACACTTATTAATCGATCGGTACCTGTTAGTGTCCTTGGACTTACCCATGTAAAATCTATCGATTTGGGGAGGGATCATTCGTGTGCCTTAATGGAAGATGGCAAAATTAAATGTTGGGGATGCAATAGCAATGGTATTTTAGGCGACGGGACTAACGTAACACGGTCCTCGCCTGTTGATGTGGTTGGAATTAATAATGTCACAGGATTAAATTATAGATGCAGCATTCTTAATGGTAAATCGGTGAAATGTTGGGGAGATAACAGTTTTGGAGAACTGGCGGATGATATTACCTCGATAGATGGTAACTATGCCTATTCAAGCTCCCCCATTCCTATTGATTGGGATGGAGGAACTCCCGATTACGTTACAGAGTTTGGTGGTAATTATGATTGCCAGTAAAACAGAGAGACGCTCAAAAAGACCATTCAAATAACACTAACCTAAATGCGTCACCATTTCTTCAAGGCTAACCTTGGATTTCGCTTCAATCAAAATTCCAAAGCGTTTTTGAGGATCATCCAGATGTTTGAGCGTAAACCCGCCGTCTCCATACACTTTAGCCAGCACTTTAGATAAACGAGGAGAAACTGCGTCAAACGTGGCAGCATTATTAGGAGCCAAGGCACGGTCGTTGATGATAAATTCTAATTTGTCGGTACACAACGTTACAGGACGTTTAAATTCAGAAGCTTCTAAACGGATACAACCTTTTAAGAAAGCCTTGAGAGTAGTTGTTATAATTTCTTCTTCATTTCCGCTCATCACGCGCTTATACGCATAAGCAAAACCGCGTTTGCGATCGGTGTCATCCAACAAGAAATCGCAATAGTGTCCATAAAGGAGAGTTAACGGGCCGTCGTGAACATGCTTATAATCGGCCACATCCACAAAAACCTCGGGGCTATTGGGAATCCAGGTGTTTAAAACTTTAAAAAACTCATCCGGCTGTGCATCGCCGGGGTTTCTAAAAAAAAATTTCCAATTGATCTTTTGAATAGTCATTTCTTTTTACCTTTATTGCGCAGCCTGCTGCTGCATGCCCATTCTGATGTTACAACCATGAGCGGCATCGATAAACAATTGAGCTTCTTCCATGCGCTGATGCGCACGGTCGGCACTGATATTATCAACCCCCTCTTCCTGAGCCTTAAACAAGTATTTGGCAAATTGATTACCCATAAACGGGTCGTAAAAAATACCGGTTTCGCAAAAATATTTGTTAAATTCGTTGATGATCTCTTCAGGATTTTCCGAAATATCAATATTTTTGCTTTTTACCAAAGCCTGAGCGGCCCGCAGCATGGCTCCATAAGCGGCTACTACCGCTTTATTCAAATCACCTTTTTCATAAACTACCTGCGATTCAAACATTTCACGATCGGCCACTTTTAAACCCATATCGGTAAGCGATACCACTTCACCGGCACACTCGCCCACACCAATATCGCTGGTGGTAAATTCACGTACGTTACCCCAATCGACATAGTAATCTTTGTTTTCTTCGTATGAGGGAATTTGCGCCAGATCGATAAGCGCATTTTTAACGGCTATTTTTCCCGTGCGTTCGATAAATGATTTAAAACTTTCATCACCGCTCCGGCCTTCCAGATACATATTCGCCAAACGGGTCACCGTTGCAGGAATGGCTTTAGACGGAATAGTGGTAATGGCCAAACCATTGGCCCCACCATTTTTTTGCATTTGCCCACCCAACACCAA is part of the bacterium genome and encodes:
- a CDS encoding thrombospondin type 3 repeat-containing protein, with translation MDNVDNCPFVYNPAQEDQDHDGQGNACDTDDDADGILDTSDNCPLAPNKNQLDTNNDHKGNICDTDDDGDGLLDTRDNCPLISNQDQMDIDADGMGNVCDTDDDNDGALDTNDNCPNITNRDQLNTDSDTLGNACDNCVDVSNQQQLSTIDAQYGDACVKIKKVEFGGDANSVCSIYSAGPYPGRIKCWGNNSGRKVSLFTSDSRSPTPNAIPDIDNAIDVGIGDSHACALLNNGQIKCWGSSAWGTRGDNLASHYGNPNIVSNIDNAVQISVSDDYNCARMSDGTVKCWGRCDAGQCGIPTDDFRMITPALVEGINDAVDIQTQGGWGSYACALLAHGTIQCWGSMFLAAATSTANVFVWETPQTIPDVINAVGMSLGQNHACARISDGTIKCWGNNNTGQLGDGTTITRTTPVSVVGINNAVGIKVGGQHAFTDMLAFVVEGDPLQYVNGKQHTCARLADGTLKCWGRNTSGQLGDGTLINRSVPVSVLGLTHVKSIDLGRDHSCALMEDGKIKCWGCNSNGILGDGTNVTRSSPVDVVGINNVTGLNYRCSILNGKSVKCWGDNSFGELADDITSIDGNYAYSSSPIPIDWDGGTPDYVTEFGGNYDCQ